The region AGGTCTCCACGTCGTCGTTGAATATCTGAAGCAGGGTTCGCACAATCTCGATGAAGTGTATGTCGTCCGCCTGAAGACTGGCACTGGAGCTGCCGTGCCACAGCCGATTGGACTCCAGGAGCCACATGGTGTGCATGACCAACtccttttccttttgttcGGCACACCGGAGTACAATCACGGCCCGCAGCAGGTCCTCGTACATTTCGCGCCTCTGGTCGCGAATGTAGGCCGTGGACGCCTTGTGGAGCGGCAGGATGCCCATGACCAAAGCCCACAGATAGCTCCTGTGTATGTTGGGCACCGTGTAGTTCATGCAGAACTGTTTCAACTTGTTCAGGTTGCGGATGTCATCCTGGAGCAGCTTGTTCAGCGACTTCTTCTCCTCGACGCTGTTAATCAGGCATTTCTCGTAGTAGCTGGATCTAAAGTTTCGTTCGTCGGTATTCATGGTCATTTTTACATTCTTTAGCGAATAATAGGGATGGGAGATCCGTCGACTACAAAAATAATCGCTTTGTTAAACACCGACCCTGCAATACCCTGGCAAAAGTAATCGAATTCACTTATAAtccttaaaatttgtattttaaaacatttgatgttcgattttttggcTTTCAGAACGGaaaccaaaaactgcacctatagactccataacttgagttattgtatcccgatttctatgtgggatacctctatgaacatgtggttgaattctctattataCTTCATTAAAATCTTTCCTTTTACCGacggtcaaaattttagcccacttttatattcgatttttccgtaattccaacaGGTACTGAAGTCCGGCACCCCAAAACTACATTTCCAAAATctataacttgggtaattgaaTCCCGATTCAAAGTGTTGAtatctctatgaatttgtggttaaattctctattatactacattaaaatctttctttttaccgagggtccaaattttaacccattttcatgttcgatttttccgtaattccaaagAGTACTGAAGTACGGCACCCCAAAACTACACTTCCAAAATCCATATCTTGGGTAAATGGATCCCGATTTCAAAGGTTGAtatctctatgaatttgtggttgaattctctattataCTACATTAAAATCTTTCTTTTTAACGACGGTCAAAAtattaacccattttcatgttcgatttttacgTGATTCCAAAGAGTACTGAAGTGCGGCACCCCAAAACTACACTTCCAAAATCCATATCTTGGGTAATTAAATCCCGATTTCAAAGGTTGATATCCCTATGAATTTgttgttgaattctctattatattatattaaaatctttctttttaccgagggtcaaaattttaacccattttcatgttcaatttttacGTGATTCCAAAGAGTACTGAAGTACGgcaccccaaaactgcacttccaaaatccataacttgggtaattggatcccgatttcaaaggttgatacctctatgaatttgtggttcaTTTCTCTATTATACTACATTAAAATCTTTCTTTTTACCgagggtccaaattttaacccattttcatgttcgatttttccgtaattccaaagAGTACTGAAGTACGGCACCCCAAAACTACACTTCCAAAATCCATATCTTGGGTAATTGAATCCCGATTTCAAAGGTTGAtatctctatgaatttgtggttgaattctctattataCTACATTAAAATCCTTCTAATTAAAGaggatcaaaattttaacccattttcatgttcgatttttccgtaattccaaagAGTACTGAAGTACGgcaccccaaaactgcacttccaaaatccataacttgggtaaataaatcccgatttcaaaggttgatatctctatgaatttgtggttgaattctctattataCTACATTAAAATCTTTCTTTTTAACGACGGTCAAAAtattaacccattttcatgttcgatttttacgTGATTCCAAAGAGTACTGAAGTGCGGCACCCCAAAACTACACTTCCAAAATCCATATCTTGGGTAATTAAATCCCGATTTCAAAGGTTGATATCCCTATGAATTTgttgttgaattctctattatattatattaaaatctttctttttaccgagggtcaaaattttaacccattttcatgttcaatttttacGTGATTCCAAAGAGTACTGAAGTACGgcaccccaaaactgcacttccaaaatccataacttgggtaaataaatcccgatttcaaaggttgatacctctatgaatttgtggttcaTTTCTCTATTATACTACATTAAAATCTTTCTTTTTACcaagggtcaaaattttaactcattttcatgtttgatttttccGAAATTCCAAAGAGTACTGAAGTACGgcaccccaaaactgcacttccaaaatccataacttgggtaattggatccctatttcaaaggttgatatctctatgaatttgtggttgaattctctattaaactacattaaaatctttctttttaacgactatcaaaattttaacccattttcatgttcgttTATACGTGATTCCAAAGAGTACTGAAGTAGGGCACCCCAAAACTACActtccaaaatccataacttgggttaTTGAATCCCGATTTCAAAGGTTGATATCTCTATGattttgtggttgaattctctattataCTACATTAAAATCCTTCTAAttaaagagggtcaaaattttaacccattttcatgttcgattttttcgtaattccaatggctgATAAAACGG is a window of Drosophila biarmipes strain raj3 chromosome 3R, RU_DBia_V1.1, whole genome shotgun sequence DNA encoding:
- the LOC108026463 gene encoding TBC1 domain family member 7, with amino-acid sequence MTMNTDERNFRSSYYEKCLINSVEEKKSLNKLLQDDIRNLNKLKQFCMNYTVPNIHRSYLWALVMGILPLHKASTAYIRDQRREMYEDLLRAVIVLRCAEQKEKELVMHTMWLLESNRLWHGSSSASLQADDIHFIEIVRTLLQIFNDDVETYWIAKGFYKYTRELKKECVKLKEQTQIMLKREDQSLFNHLEELGLFDGNSTLLDNWYITCLAGVICETVLVKIWDKVCGGSRKIVVFLFVELAKDIKSLILKQKTLPDLKRLIETVKDLDGVIVNKAIKSLQNNSSEVEYTH